TACGAGGCGATGGACGAAGACGAGCGCGTCGAGACCCTCACGGACGCCATCCTACAGGACGAGCGCGTGATCGACCTCGGCGATCAGGAGGAGCTTTCGGACGACGCCGCGCGCGTCCTCGAACGGTTCGATCGACTGGCCGACTGGCAGGAGGAGTACGGCATCGAGGCGATCGACACGTACGCCGTCTCGATGACCGACGAACCCAGCCACGTCATGGAGGTGCTGTTCCTCGCGGATCAGGCCGATGTCGTCGAACTCCCCGGCCACTGCGGGCTCGACATCGTCCCGCTGCTGGAAACCGAGCGCGCGCTCTCGGGCGCCCGCCGGATCATGGGCACGCTCTACGAGAACGAGGCCTACGAGATGGCCTTGGAAGCTCGGAACAACACCCAGGAGATCATGCTGGGCTACTCCGACTCCAACAAGGAGAACGGCTTCCTCGCCGCCAACTGGTCGCTGTACAAGAATCAGCGGCGTCTCGCCGAGATCTGCGACGACTTCGACGTGACGATGCGGCTGTTCCACGGCCGCGGCGGCTCGATCTCGCGTGGCGGCGGCCCGATGAACGACGCCTTGCTCTCCTTGCCCAACTCAACGGTCACCGGGCAGGTCAAGTTCACCGAACAGGGCGAAGCCATCGCCGAGAAGTACGGCAACCAGCGCATCGCCGAGCGCAACGTCGAGCAGATGCTCAACGCCCAGCTCCGGGCGCGCAAGAACTCGATGGAACAGCCCACCGAGGACGTGCCCGAGGAGTGGTTCGACGTCATGGATCAGATGGCCGACGCCGCTCGCGAGGAGTACCGCGATCTGCTCGAAACCGAGGGGTTCGTTCAGTACTTCGAGGAGGCGACGCCGATCACCGTCATCGAGAACCTCAACATGGGCTCGCGCCCGGCCTCCCGCTCTGGCGAGCGCAACGTCGAGGACCTGCGCGCGATCCCGTGGGTGTTCTCGTGGACCCAGTCCCGGTGTATCCTGCCGGGCTGGTACGCGCTTGCGACCGGTATCGAGGCCTACCTCGACGACGGCGGCGACGTCGAGACGCTCCAGTCGATGTACGAGGAGTGGCCGTTCTTCCAGACGAAACTCGACAACGCCGCGATGGCGCTCGGGCGCACCGACATGGAGATCGCCGCCGAGTACGCCGACCTCGCCACCGAGGATCTGCGCGAGCAGTTCTTCCCCCGCGTCACCGACGAGTACGAGCGCGCCATCGACCACGTCGTCGAGATCACTGGTCGGGACCACGCGATCGACCGCGACTGGCTGCGCGAGAGCCTCGACCGGCGCAACCCCTACGTCGACCCGCTGAACCTGCTCCAGACGCACCTGCTTAGCCAGACCCACCGGACGGATCTGGAAGAGCAGACGCTGCGCCTGACGGTCAAGGGCATCGCGGCCGGCATGAAAAACACCGGATAATTTCGCAGCCCACGTTTTTGCGTCAGGACGCCGACGTGGCCGCGGCGTCCGACTGCGCGCTGCTGTTTGCCCGTCGATTCCGTTAGCGACCGTAGAACCAGCACGTGCACGTGAGGAACGCGACGATCGTCCCGACGGCCGTGCCGATATTGGTGCCAAACGGGACCGGCAGCGCCTGTTGCACCGCCGCGGCAATCGCCGAGGAGATTATGCACAGCGAGTGTGTACGTTTACGTGTACACGTATGCCGACGAAAACGCTGACCATCACAGAGGAGGCGTACGAGCGGTTGAAGGCACACAAACGCGAGGATGAGAGCTTCACGGATACCGTCCTCCGGTTGACCGAGGCCGAGCAGGACGTGATGCGGGGGTTCGGTCTGCTCGCTGACGACGACGGGTTCGCAGAAGCCGCCGGCCGTACTCGTGACGACCTCGCGGACGGCTTCGAAGAGCGACGCGAACGGCGTGAAGAGCGGTTATGAGCATGATTGCACTGGATTCGTCGTTTCTGATCGATTACCTTCGCGGCGTCGACGCCGCTCGGGAATTTCTGGAAACGCAGTCGGAGCCGGTTTACTACGTCCCGACCGTCGTTCTGTTCGAACTGTACCGGGACGCCGCGTGGTCCGATACCGACTCCGTCGGGGCGGTTGCAGATGCCCTCGGATGGGCTGAGCCCCTTCCGCTCGATGCCGACGCGACGCGAGAGGCGGCCGAGATCCACGCCGAGTTGCTCGAAGCCGGCGCGCCGATCAATGCGGCCGACGCGATGATCGCCGGCGTCTGCCGGCACCACGGCGCGGCGCTGGTCACCCGCGACGGCGACTTTGGCGCTGTTGACGAGCTCGAGACCATCACGTACTGATAGGTTCTATTGAATTTCTGGGGAAGGAGCGACGTGACGCTTTCAGCGAGTAGTACAGGGCAAGTAGTTAACGGAGCAGCTATCGATATTCATAGGACTTTCTTATAAAATATCATAGTAAATCGGTCGTCGTCAAACTCTACGTCTTGTCTTTTAATTTCACGGAAATCCTTCTTTTCGTAGAGCCCTTGAGCCGCTTTCTGTCTATGCGTCGTATCCAAGATCAATGTCTCAAAACCGTCGTCCCGTGCTCGATGTTCAAGTTCATCGTAAATTTTCTCACCAAAACCTTGTCCTTGGCTTTCGGAAGCAACACGCATTCGGGTTATCTCAGCTGTTTTCTCGGGTAAATCACCAAGGAACTGTGTGAAATATTCGCTCGGTGGTTTGTACGCCCCCATCGCGGCGATTTGCCCGTTGATTTCTCCAACCAGAAAGTCACCACCTCTATCGAGATAAGCTAATTCGATATCTTCAAGATCAGCATCTAATTTGTCGTCGCCTTCCACAAACGCATCTACGTCATCCATTGGCTCAACATGAAGTTGTAGTACGTGCTTGTGATCAGCGGAGCGATACTGCCGAATAGACAGCTCATTTTCCATATCAGCCCCTTTGAGAGGAAGAATCTAAATCTTGGTGTGAGATACGCCCTTTTTATAGCACCCCTCCGTTCAGTTCGCACCTCTATGTGTCGGCTGACTCAAAGCCATCGCACCAAACGAAAAGAACGGCAGCCCGGCCGCAGCGGCCGGCAGATCGGCAGACAGCGACCCGTCGTCGGTTCAGTTACGTCGTCAGGTAGTAGCGCCCGTCGGCGTCGACGAGCCCCTTCGATTCGAGCGTCCCGAGCGTCTCGAACAGGACGAGTTTCCCGACATCGAGGCGCTTCCGGAGGTCGTCGACGGTCGCGGCGCCGTCGGTCGCAAGCGCGAGGTAGACCAACTTCGCCGTCGGCGACTCGATCGTCTCGGGGAGGGCGTCGGAGCGCGTCTCGCCGACCGATTTTGCGAGGCTCATCCGGACCACTCACCGCCCATGTCGCCGCTGACGTTCGAGCGCCACTGGTCGAAGCCCGACTCGCAGTCGGGACTGTCGTGGATGTGGTCGATGAAGCCGGCGCCGGGGTCGGTCAGTTCGCCGTCGCAAAACGGGCAGGTCGAGGGGTCGGTCCAGTTCGTGGGTTGCGTGCCGTTCATGGCTACCTGAAGATTCGGCGATTTCCCATATAAGCCTATCCGGGATATATTTAAAATGATTCTAGGGCCCTAGTACGGCATACTATGGCAATCAAACTGTTTGGCAACATGTGACGGTATCGCTGCGCGAACTCGCCCCGCGGACGCGAGCGCGTCCCTTTTTGCTCGCGGCCCGCTATGGACGGTCGTGTCATCTGACGCCGAGGCCGGCGCGGGCGAGTCCTCCCGCGTCGAGGTCTACCCTGGCCGGGAGATCGTCGTCGACTTCGACCCCGATCTGACCTTCGAGTGTGTCGAGGACTGCACGTGGTGCTGTCAGCACGGCGTGTTGCTCTACGAGGAGGACTTTTACGAACTCGCGGAACGCGCTCCGTTAGACGAGACGACGACGCAGTTCCGCGGGCAGGACTTCGTCCGCAAGGAAGAGAAAGACCGCGAGGAACACGTCGGCGAGGACGGGCAGGCGTGTTACTTCCTGCGCGACGACGGCCTCTGTTCGCTCCACGCTGAACACGACTGGAAGCCGGCGCGTTGTTCGGTGTTTCCCCTCGCCGTCTCGGTCGAGGACGGTGAGATGCACGTCGGCATCCGCGACTCGGCCCACGAGCACTGCGAGGGGTTGGACGTCAGCGAGCGCCGGGTAATCGACAACCTCGACGCCTTTCTGCCGGAACTGCTCTGGGAACTGGACGATCCCGCGAGCGAGCGCGAACTGTAGCCGAGGGGGATTCACTCACGTGCCGACGCATTCGAGCGGGACGCCGTCGCTTCGGTCACGATGCTCGCCGTCGTTTCGGCCGTCGGGACTTTTCAAGCGAGCACGACTGCGGTTTATGCACAGGTTCGTGGTCTGTCCCGACAGGGCGGGAGACCGCCCGGAGTTCCTATGGCACGAACACACATCACCGACGACGACGAGGGAAAGCAGGTCGTAAACGACCGCGGCGACCAGATCGGCATCGTCAAAGAGGTACGCGCCGGCACGGCCCACATCGACCCCGATCCGGGGCTGACGGACTCGCTGAAGTCCAAACTCGGCTGGGGCGACACCGACGAGGACACGTACCCGCTTCAGGAGAACATGATCGAGGACGTTACCGACAGCGAGGTCCACGTCCGCAGCGACATGTAGGCCTCGTCAACGGGCTTTTTTGGCGTCAACGCGTCGCCGTTTTCCACTCGCGCAGTCCCACGACCGCTCCATCGATATCTTCGGCCGGCGCGTCAACGGCGGCCCAGCGGAACATCGGTGCGACCGCCGGGGGATCGCGCCCGTCGTCGCCCGAGAGGCCGGTCGATACCTGCCCCGGATCGACGCAGCCGACCGTCTGCTCTAGGTCCGCCGCGAACCCGCGTGCGATCGCTTCCGCTGCGGCCTTCGACACCGCGTAGGAGCCGATCCCGGGCGTCCCGTCGCGTGCAACCCGCCCTGTCGGCACCAGCACTCGGGCCTCTGGAGCGAGGTGTGGCGCTGCTTCGCGCAGCGTCGCAAACACCCCGCGGGCGTTGGTCCGGAGATGATCGTCGTACGCCGCGTACGCCTCGTCGTCGATCGGCGTCTCGCCGGGAGTGCCGTGGTAGACGCCGGCGCAGGCGACGACGATATCGATCTCCCCGCCAACTCGCACGGCCGTTCCCAGCAGGCGCTCGACGTCGTACTCGTCGCGTACGTCCGCACGGACGCCCGTCACAGTTCCGCCCTCGGCCTCGATATCCTCGACGAGCGCGTCTACGTCGTCGGCCTCGCGCGCACAGCAGACGACGTGTGCGCCCGCCGCCGCGAACTCCTCGGCCACCGCTCGCCCGATCCCCCGCGTCGCTCCTGTCACGACAGCCGTGGCGTCGTCCATACCGTTCCTATGGTGTGATGACTCGTAAATCCGAACCCTGTCGGTCGGTGAACCGCCTG
The Natronoarchaeum philippinense DNA segment above includes these coding regions:
- the ppc gene encoding phosphoenolpyruvate carboxylase; its protein translation is MRLHDRDVRQDVRELGALLGDVLEDQTSRSAFETVETLRTSAIDYRDDELDSRQPLHDELNGLTPDRESIVARAFTTYFELINLAEERERVRSIRTGSQEGTLEDSLETASEELSEMDADEAQQVLDDVLIEPTFTAHPTEARRKTVKAKLRSVANHLETLDERRLTSKEQGQVERDIDAEVTSLWQTPQVRNRRPEPEDEARNVQWYLENTLFDIVGEVYDELEDALDDEFDEDLDVPKLFEFRSWAGSDRDGNPFVTPEVTENTLERQREVVLDRYRGQLKRLSGVLSQDGHRIEVGERFEKSIAADIERLPGVAEEIEERYPDEPYRQKLKLMRERLRRVGDVRPGGYEDADEMADDLDVLAESLRANGADSVAEAHVDPLARQLNTFGFNLASLDLRDHQKMHTAAVSEALDREGIDYEAMDEDERVETLTDAILQDERVIDLGDQEELSDDAARVLERFDRLADWQEEYGIEAIDTYAVSMTDEPSHVMEVLFLADQADVVELPGHCGLDIVPLLETERALSGARRIMGTLYENEAYEMALEARNNTQEIMLGYSDSNKENGFLAANWSLYKNQRRLAEICDDFDVTMRLFHGRGGSISRGGGPMNDALLSLPNSTVTGQVKFTEQGEAIAEKYGNQRIAERNVEQMLNAQLRARKNSMEQPTEDVPEEWFDVMDQMADAAREEYRDLLETEGFVQYFEEATPITVIENLNMGSRPASRSGERNVEDLRAIPWVFSWTQSRCILPGWYALATGIEAYLDDGGDVETLQSMYEEWPFFQTKLDNAAMALGRTDMEIAAEYADLATEDLREQFFPRVTDEYERAIDHVVEITGRDHAIDRDWLRESLDRRNPYVDPLNLLQTHLLSQTHRTDLEEQTLRLTVKGIAAGMKNTG
- a CDS encoding antitoxin VapB family protein → MPTKTLTITEEAYERLKAHKREDESFTDTVLRLTEAEQDVMRGFGLLADDDGFAEAAGRTRDDLADGFEERRERREERL
- a CDS encoding type II toxin-antitoxin system VapC family toxin, producing the protein MIALDSSFLIDYLRGVDAAREFLETQSEPVYYVPTVVLFELYRDAAWSDTDSVGAVADALGWAEPLPLDADATREAAEIHAELLEAGAPINAADAMIAGVCRHHGAALVTRDGDFGAVDELETITY
- a CDS encoding GNAT family N-acetyltransferase, whose protein sequence is MENELSIRQYRSADHKHVLQLHVEPMDDVDAFVEGDDKLDADLEDIELAYLDRGGDFLVGEINGQIAAMGAYKPPSEYFTQFLGDLPEKTAEITRMRVASESQGQGFGEKIYDELEHRARDDGFETLILDTTHRQKAAQGLYEKKDFREIKRQDVEFDDDRFTMIFYKKVL
- a CDS encoding helix-turn-helix domain-containing protein; the encoded protein is MSLAKSVGETRSDALPETIESPTAKLVYLALATDGAATVDDLRKRLDVGKLVLFETLGTLESKGLVDADGRYYLTT
- a CDS encoding DUF7501 family protein — its product is MNGTQPTNWTDPSTCPFCDGELTDPGAGFIDHIHDSPDCESGFDQWRSNVSGDMGGEWSG
- a CDS encoding SDR family NAD(P)-dependent oxidoreductase encodes the protein MDDATAVVTGATRGIGRAVAEEFAAAGAHVVCCAREADDVDALVEDIEAEGGTVTGVRADVRDEYDVERLLGTAVRVGGEIDIVVACAGVYHGTPGETPIDDEAYAAYDDHLRTNARGVFATLREAAPHLAPEARVLVPTGRVARDGTPGIGSYAVSKAAAEAIARGFAADLEQTVGCVDPGQVSTGLSGDDGRDPPAVAPMFRWAAVDAPAEDIDGAVVGLREWKTATR